AGACGTTGATGATAGCCATGATACCTTCGCGCAAGTCTTTTGTTCCAAGACCGGTGTAGGTGCCGTATTCCAAGCCGACATTTAATGCCAATGCTGGAGTAACTGTCAAAGCAAACATCAAAACTGTCAAAGCAATTAATAAAACTTTTTTCATATTCTCACCCCCTTTCATGACTAATTTATTTAAAAATACCTTAGATATACTATACCATAAAACAACCTTAGACACCAAATTATTTACAAATGTCAACACTAAATGCTAAAATTAAACCACGAAAAACACTATTAATAAAGATAAACGAAACCAAAAACAAACATGCGACATCATTATCCAACAACTATTCTAAAATTAAGCCTGGCCACCGTGGCTTTTTTCATCTTGGGCGGGGTTACAGCCCAAGCCAGGACGTTTGATCCAAGCAACATTATCACCGACGATGATTTGATTAACAAAAGTGCGCTGTCAAAAACTGCCATACAAAAATTTTTGGAGCGCGAAAATAGCGTTTTATCGCGCTACAGCCAAATTGTTAACGGTCAAACGCTTAAAGCGTCAGAAATCATCTGGCAAATCAGTCAAAATCACACTATCAATCCAAAATTCCTTTTGACGACACTTGAAAAGGAACAAGCATTAGTCAGTAAAACACAGGCCACGGAAAAAGCGCTGGACTGGGCAACCGGTTACAGCTGCTACGGCGGCGGGTGCAATGAAAAGCACCGGGGGTTTTACAACCAAGTTGATGCCGCGGCTGAAACTCAACAAATCTACTGGCAGAAAGCGGGGCAGTTTAATTTTAAAGTCGGACAAACCACTAAAAGTTTTGACGGCTACCCCGTTACGCCGGCCAATCAGGCAACGGCTAATTTGTATATCTACACTCCGTATGTCGGCTATTCGCCGGAACTGGGTGTCACGGCGCCGTATGGTGGCAACCGGCTCTTCTGGCGAATTTGGAACCGTTACTTTACCGACCAAAAATTCTTAGACGGTCAAATTTTAACTGACGGTTCATCATATTGGTTAATTGAAAAAAATCAAAAACGAAAGTTTGCTTCAAAAGAAATTTTCTTCCAAGACCACACCAGTGACCAGGCAATCCGAGTTGGCTCGACGGATCTTGCGGCTTATCCTGATGGCCCGGCCGTTAGTTTTGCCAACAACACACTGGTAAAGTCAGATGCTTCGGGGCAAATTTATCTGCTGTCTGATGGCACTAAGCGGGCCATCGTCGACAATGCCGCCCTGGCTTTACTAAACGACTTTCGCATTGCTATAAGTGAAAATGAAATTCCAACCGTTTCTGAGCGGCAGCTTGATAACTACCCACTAGGAAGTTTAATTTTTAGCACTTCGGTGTACCCACAGGGTAAATTGTTCAAGGACGAAACCGGAACAATTTGGCAGGTAAAAGATGGTTTAAAACACTTTGTTGACACACCGGTCTGGCAAAATCGTTTTGATTCCGAAGCCCCAGAAGACACTACTGCTTCAACGCTAGAAAAATACCCGACTGGCGCACCAGTCAAACTTAAAGACGGCACGTTTACCCTCAGTACTAATACCGGCATCTACTACCTGATTTCAGACGGCGCGCGCATGAAAATTGAAGACTTAACAATTTTTGATCGTATTTTTGGGCCCGAAAAAAAGAACAGCGCCCTGCGCGTTTCAACCGAGCTACTTGAAGCTCACGACGCCGGTGAAGTAATCGACTATGTTGATGACACCGTTAAAGACACTGATGTACCAAACTCTGGGCCCACGCCCCCAGCCCCTGCCGGCGCTTATGCCGGAACGTTTGCCACCATGCTGCCCGAAGGGTTAATTATGATGACCGGACAAAAACAAACAGTTACGGTTACCTTCAAAAATACCGGTTCAACCCCCTGGCAACAAGGCAATGTGTGGCTTCAGGTTACTGATAAGGATAAAACCAGCTCAACGTTTGGTGTTGTCAACAAAATTGACTTTGCCGAAAACTCTGTTTCAACTAGTCAGCTAGCAACATTTACGTTTGAATTAGCTGCCCCGACTGAACAAAGCGGATTATTAAGCCAGGAATTTGGTATCTACTACAGCAAAAATGGCGTGCCAACCAAAATTGCTTCTATTGGCAAATTCGTGATTGTAAAGCCGGGTGCGGCGGCGCAAATTGTTGAACATAACATCCCAGTTGCTGTCCGTAATACTTGGCGGCCGATTCAAATTACCATGAAAATCCAAAACAACAGCACCGACATCACTTGGTTAGCTAGAAAAACAGCTCTTGAAATTACCAACGACGACGGTTCAACTAGTTATTTTCATGACCCTAATGACTGGATCAACAAAACTACCGCGGCAGCGGCCGTCAATAAAACATATATCAAACCTGGTGAAATCGGGGAATTTAAATTCACCCTTGACCCGCGCGGTATTAAGCGCGGAAACTATATCCTGAAATTCGGGCTCAAATTACTTGATCAAAATGGCAAAGAAATTTTCTTAAATGGCGAGCAAAACTGGAGACGAGAAATTAGAGTTGATTAAGCGTAGCTAAAATAAAAAATCGGCTTATCATGATGAGTCGATTTTTTTAATTATATCAAACAAATTTTAAAAACGGTTTTTTCTTTCTAGCAATAACACACAAATCCTCCTTGATTCGATTATGCGTAAACGGTTCAACTGACAAGGGATCATCAACTGCCAGTTGCCGAATGGCAACAAATTGTTTTGCTCTTTTAAGTTGGTACAAAAGACCTTCAAGATCATAACACCACTTATGTGCCTCATGGGGCAAGCTGTGTGCAAAAATGGAAAAATAAAAGCTGGCCGGAGCATCTTTAGGAATGCGATGATGCGCCCACCATGAAAAACCTTTGAGTTCAGAG
This region of Candidatus Buchananbacteria bacterium genomic DNA includes:
- a CDS encoding type VII secretion protein EccB, which gives rise to MRHHYPTTILKLSLATVAFFILGGVTAQARTFDPSNIITDDDLINKSALSKTAIQKFLERENSVLSRYSQIVNGQTLKASEIIWQISQNHTINPKFLLTTLEKEQALVSKTQATEKALDWATGYSCYGGGCNEKHRGFYNQVDAAAETQQIYWQKAGQFNFKVGQTTKSFDGYPVTPANQATANLYIYTPYVGYSPELGVTAPYGGNRLFWRIWNRYFTDQKFLDGQILTDGSSYWLIEKNQKRKFASKEIFFQDHTSDQAIRVGSTDLAAYPDGPAVSFANNTLVKSDASGQIYLLSDGTKRAIVDNAALALLNDFRIAISENEIPTVSERQLDNYPLGSLIFSTSVYPQGKLFKDETGTIWQVKDGLKHFVDTPVWQNRFDSEAPEDTTASTLEKYPTGAPVKLKDGTFTLSTNTGIYYLISDGARMKIEDLTIFDRIFGPEKKNSALRVSTELLEAHDAGEVIDYVDDTVKDTDVPNSGPTPPAPAGAYAGTFATMLPEGLIMMTGQKQTVTVTFKNTGSTPWQQGNVWLQVTDKDKTSSTFGVVNKIDFAENSVSTSQLATFTFELAAPTEQSGLLSQEFGIYYSKNGVPTKIASIGKFVIVKPGAAAQIVEHNIPVAVRNTWRPIQITMKIQNNSTDITWLARKTALEITNDDGSTSYFHDPNDWINKTTAAAAVNKTYIKPGEIGEFKFTLDPRGIKRGNYILKFGLKLLDQNGKEIFLNGEQNWRREIRVD